A portion of the Faecalibacterium sp. I3-3-89 genome contains these proteins:
- the cls gene encoding cardiolipin synthase: protein MKQDTLEGKAKTKNGVKRLCFSIICILLEVIFIITIVTRLNEYAEVINLFTRILSGILVLGLYASNKTSSMKMPWVILILIFPIMGVGLYLLIGLNGGTHKMRERYAEIDSKLLPMLPDSQECLSRIKETIPKAGNIASYIQRNSQYPIYQNTDIVYFDEAVKGLEAQLKDLEKAQKFIFMEYHAIEDAEAWHKIQDVLEERVKAGVEVRVFYDDMGSIGFINTDFVKKMETIGIHCRVFNPFMPGLNLFLNNRDHRKITVIDGKVGFTGGYNLANEYFNYTHPYGQWKDTGIRLEGDAVQSLTVTFLEMWNAVSEKATNDTDFSKYIIHYDYKAQQTGFVQPYADSPMDNEQVGEEVYISMINKAEKYCWFMTPYLIITDEMTHALCLAAKRGVDVRIITPGIPDKKFIYNVTRSFYHGLVKHGVRVYEWTPGFCHAKMSVADDCMATCGTINLDYRSLYHHFENGCFMADCQAVVEIKNDLIRTMGECRDVTDQYQTGRSAYLRLGQLFMRLFAGLL from the coding sequence ATGAAACAAGATACTTTAGAGGGCAAAGCAAAAACAAAAAATGGGGTAAAACGGCTGTGTTTTTCCATAATCTGCATTCTTCTGGAAGTGATTTTTATTATTACTATCGTAACACGCTTGAATGAATATGCAGAAGTCATAAATTTATTTACAAGGATTTTGAGTGGGATCTTGGTTTTGGGATTGTACGCATCAAATAAGACATCCTCTATGAAAATGCCTTGGGTCATCTTAATTCTAATTTTCCCAATTATGGGTGTAGGCCTGTATTTGTTGATTGGTTTGAATGGTGGCACACATAAAATGCGTGAGCGGTATGCAGAAATTGATAGCAAATTGTTACCAATGCTTCCGGACAGTCAGGAGTGTTTGAGCAGAATAAAAGAAACAATTCCGAAAGCAGGAAATATAGCAAGTTACATACAAAGAAATTCGCAGTATCCAATCTATCAGAATACGGATATTGTGTATTTTGATGAAGCAGTGAAAGGATTAGAGGCACAGCTTAAGGATTTGGAGAAAGCACAAAAGTTTATCTTTATGGAATATCATGCGATAGAAGACGCTGAAGCATGGCATAAGATTCAAGATGTTCTGGAAGAGCGAGTAAAAGCAGGTGTGGAAGTTAGAGTATTCTACGATGATATGGGTTCTATAGGCTTTATTAACACAGATTTTGTGAAAAAAATGGAGACAATAGGAATTCATTGCCGTGTATTCAATCCGTTTATGCCAGGTTTAAATCTGTTTTTGAACAATCGTGATCATAGAAAAATAACAGTTATTGATGGAAAAGTCGGATTTACAGGTGGATATAATCTAGCAAACGAATATTTTAATTACACACACCCGTATGGACAGTGGAAAGATACAGGTATTCGTTTAGAAGGAGATGCTGTTCAGTCGCTTACAGTGACATTTTTAGAAATGTGGAATGCTGTTAGTGAAAAAGCTACGAATGATACTGATTTTAGTAAATACATTATTCATTACGATTATAAAGCACAGCAAACAGGTTTTGTTCAGCCTTATGCAGACAGTCCTATGGATAATGAGCAGGTCGGAGAAGAAGTTTATATCAGTATGATAAATAAAGCTGAAAAATATTGTTGGTTTATGACTCCATATCTAATCATAACAGATGAAATGACGCATGCGTTATGTCTGGCTGCTAAGCGAGGGGTAGACGTAAGAATTATCACACCTGGTATCCCTGATAAAAAATTCATTTATAATGTAACTCGTTCTTTTTATCATGGATTAGTTAAACATGGTGTTCGTGTTTATGAGTGGACTCCTGGTTTCTGTCATGCAAAAATGAGTGTGGCAGATGACTGTATGGCAACTTGTGGAACAATTAATTTGGATTATCGAAGTTTATATCACCATTTTGAAAACGGCTGTTTTATGGCAGATTGTCAGGCAGTTGTGGAAATAAAAAATGATCTGATAAGAACGATGGGAGAATGTCGTGATGTGACAGACCAATATCAAACCGGACGAAGTGCATATTTGCGACTGGGACAATTATTTATGAGATTATTTGCTGGATTGCTATAA
- a CDS encoding helix-turn-helix domain-containing protein → MDTIKRVQDLMQERDMNLCVLTKKCGISYSTIQSTARRGGQLSVETIERICQGLGITLKDFFDSAYL, encoded by the coding sequence GTGGATACGATCAAGCGTGTTCAGGATTTAATGCAAGAGCGTGATATGAATCTATGTGTGTTGACAAAAAAATGCGGGATATCGTATTCAACGATCCAAAGTACTGCCCGTCGGGGAGGTCAGTTAAGCGTAGAGACGATTGAAAGAATTTGTCAGGGTTTAGGAATTACATTAAAAGACTTCTTCGATTCCGCCTACCTGTAA
- a CDS encoding XRE family transcriptional regulator: MKKKTMLTKMHIAPSTVRYDAVAARDSNEVGQILAGTRKRNGYSLVAFSELLRHYGVDVSDKGISKWEKGYTTPSIYQLVAICYALNIKEGPSYFTKNFQKPALLNDIGQKKVAEYEMDLIASRRYQPDAEEPAEIDYIMMPVSELPVSAGLGAFLEGEMFQQIQVPASSVPAGAEFGIYVSGDSMEPRYHNGQIVWVKRCEELECGDIGIFVYDDCGYLKKYDEHTPDKSQAEFLTDSYGVVHNQPVLVSLNTKYSPILISPEQRFEIVGKVLN, encoded by the coding sequence ATGAAAAAGAAAACCATGCTCACCAAAATGCACATAGCCCCATCCACAGTGCGCTATGATGCAGTCGCTGCGAGGGATAGCAATGAGGTTGGTCAGATTCTCGCAGGCACACGAAAAAGGAATGGCTATTCACTTGTAGCTTTCTCTGAACTTCTCCGTCACTATGGCGTCGATGTCAGTGATAAAGGAATCAGCAAATGGGAAAAAGGCTATACCACTCCTAGCATCTACCAACTAGTTGCAATCTGCTACGCATTGAACATCAAGGAGGGTCCTTCCTACTTTACAAAGAACTTTCAGAAACCCGCCCTTCTAAATGACATCGGGCAAAAAAAGGTCGCTGAGTACGAAATGGACTTGATTGCATCCCGGCGCTACCAGCCAGACGCAGAAGAACCCGCGGAAATCGACTACATAATGATGCCTGTATCAGAGTTGCCAGTATCGGCAGGTCTAGGAGCTTTTCTTGAGGGTGAAATGTTCCAGCAGATACAAGTGCCTGCCAGTAGCGTTCCGGCTGGTGCCGAGTTCGGGATATACGTTAGCGGTGATAGTATGGAGCCACGTTATCATAACGGACAGATTGTATGGGTGAAGCGCTGCGAAGAACTTGAATGCGGGGATATCGGGATATTCGTATATGATGACTGTGGATATCTGAAAAAATACGATGAACATACCCCAGACAAATCCCAAGCAGAGTTCCTTACCGACAGCTATGGCGTGGTGCATAACCAACCGGTTTTGGTTTCTCTTAACACCAAATATTCGCCGATCCTTATATCTCCAGAGCAAAGATTTGAGATCGTTGGAAAAGTTTTGAACTAA
- a CDS encoding ImmA/IrrE family metallo-endopeptidase yields the protein MARYLSRADLSRIAGKYIDQYYTRFGISKDAPEPIDPERLASAVLGLNVKMLPLCSDGSVLGLTVFQRCGFTVTLGDGTKLVEIFMPKDVVIDSALAADGCTGCRNFTIAHEAAHQILADLFPNDYGKAVKCRGHIAYRERNGQPSWEEWQANTLAAELLMPTFLVNVEIERAALCLPNGILYKSASDPNYEKILEMAVRMGVSWSAIRIRLQQMQVIKGKPIHCHPLDIIRFGE from the coding sequence ATGGCAAGGTACTTATCCCGCGCAGACCTTTCGCGCATAGCGGGTAAGTATATCGACCAGTACTATACCCGCTTCGGGATCAGCAAAGATGCCCCGGAACCCATTGACCCTGAACGGCTTGCAAGCGCTGTTCTTGGGCTGAATGTGAAAATGCTGCCGCTATGTAGCGATGGCAGCGTCCTCGGACTTACCGTTTTTCAAAGATGCGGTTTTACCGTAACTTTAGGGGATGGTACAAAGCTTGTAGAGATATTCATGCCGAAGGACGTTGTGATCGATTCTGCCCTTGCGGCAGACGGCTGCACCGGATGCCGGAATTTCACGATAGCGCATGAGGCGGCACACCAGATTTTAGCTGATCTGTTCCCGAACGACTATGGAAAAGCAGTCAAGTGCCGTGGGCACATTGCCTATCGGGAACGAAACGGACAACCCTCATGGGAAGAATGGCAGGCAAACACCCTTGCAGCAGAGCTGCTGATGCCGACATTTCTGGTCAACGTCGAAATAGAACGGGCAGCGCTGTGCCTGCCGAATGGAATCCTATACAAATCCGCATCTGACCCGAACTATGAAAAAATTCTGGAGATGGCTGTGCGGATGGGAGTATCGTGGTCTGCTATCAGGATCAGACTACAGCAGATGCAGGTCATAAAAGGCAAACCCATCCACTGCCATCCATTGGACATCATCCGATTTGGAGAATAA
- a CDS encoding sigma-70 family RNA polymerase sigma factor: MGFNYGLEKKNFDSQWAMTRKQYEDAGMSSEAIQAMYDYDWSVFNANRSYQNHTQEMAAPSFEQSEESYSPLMNKYQEAVSVTDTYHETKSRFAWIGEIENEQLLTALETLKTEDLEIITMYAYEGYDITEISKVYGVSRPTISIKIKRITKFLKNFNFNATN; the protein is encoded by the coding sequence ATGGGCTTCAACTATGGTTTGGAAAAGAAGAATTTTGATAGTCAGTGGGCTATGACCCGCAAGCAGTATGAAGATGCCGGTATGAGCAGCGAAGCGATTCAGGCAATGTACGATTACGACTGGTCTGTTTTTAACGCTAATCGCTCTTACCAGAACCATACGCAGGAAATGGCTGCGCCGTCCTTTGAGCAGAGCGAAGAATCCTACTCGCCCTTGATGAACAAGTATCAGGAAGCCGTTTCCGTTACGGATACTTACCACGAAACTAAAAGCCGTTTTGCATGGATTGGTGAGATTGAGAACGAGCAGTTGCTTACTGCACTCGAAACTTTGAAAACCGAAGATTTGGAAATTATCACCATGTACGCTTACGAGGGATACGACATCACTGAAATTTCTAAAGTCTACGGCGTATCTCGGCCCACTATTAGTATCAAAATCAAGAGAATTACTAAATTTTTGAAAAACTTCAATTTTAATGCTACGAATTGA
- a CDS encoding type II toxin-antitoxin system PemK/MazF family toxin, protein MQQNWKFQRGDIFFTHFGASTGSEQCGDRPAVILQNDVGNYHSPTLIVATMTSKAEKKVNQPTHCLLENAGLNMPSVVQAEQIFTIDKSRALKYLGHLTPEEMRRVDDAVRISLALNPMGSIQQMEPIRRSTALYAPPEVVDGKPPVYPYTPIKSSFENAGSIEEMMLYTELQSAVHAMIQRLEYSFTFNPSLLTSPKRKQQVAEILEEAEKYIWRIKEEMRCA, encoded by the coding sequence TTGCAGCAAAACTGGAAATTCCAACGCGGAGACATCTTCTTCACCCATTTCGGGGCGAGCACCGGTTCGGAACAGTGCGGTGACCGTCCGGCGGTCATTCTTCAGAATGACGTGGGCAACTATCACTCTCCGACCCTGATCGTTGCGACCATGACAAGCAAGGCGGAAAAGAAAGTAAACCAGCCGACCCACTGCCTGTTGGAAAACGCAGGGTTGAATATGCCGTCCGTTGTGCAGGCAGAGCAGATCTTCACCATCGACAAGAGCCGGGCGCTGAAGTATCTGGGGCATCTGACCCCGGAGGAGATGCGCAGGGTGGATGATGCAGTGCGTATCAGCCTTGCGCTGAACCCCATGGGCAGCATCCAGCAGATGGAGCCTATCCGGCGCTCTACGGCGCTTTACGCGCCGCCTGAGGTGGTGGATGGCAAACCACCTGTCTACCCCTATACGCCCATCAAATCGTCTTTTGAGAACGCCGGAAGCATCGAGGAAATGATGCTGTACACCGAGTTGCAATCCGCGGTTCATGCCATGATCCAGCGGTTGGAATACAGCTTCACCTTCAATCCCAGCCTGCTCACCAGCCCGAAGCGTAAGCAGCAGGTGGCTGAGATCTTAGAGGAAGCCGAGAAGTACATTTGGAGAATTAAGGAGGAAATGCGATGCGCCTGA